A section of the Asticcacaulis sp. EMRT-3 genome encodes:
- a CDS encoding D-glycerate dehydrogenase: MSTAKLKVVLTIKLPDAVETRMRELFNTSLWLHMTPMPRDQLMAAAQDTDILITSINDRIDEDFFNAAPERLKMIANFGVGYDHIDIVKAADKGIIVTNTPGVLTEDTAEMTMGLIMAVSRRFVEGAELVQKGEFSVWSPTFMLGRRIYGKRLGIVGMGRIGQALARRARAFGMSVHYHNRKPVSPRISDELGATYWDDLDQMLSRMDVISINAPGGPGTLHMLNAERLARLQPHAILVNTARGQIVDEKALAAMLRDKKIAGVGLDVYEREPAINPELIGLPNAVLLPHMASSTIEARQDMGDRVILNVKTFQDGHRPPDRVIPAML, from the coding sequence ATGAGCACTGCGAAACTCAAGGTCGTTCTCACCATCAAACTGCCCGATGCGGTCGAGACAAGGATGCGCGAGCTGTTCAACACCTCCCTGTGGCTGCACATGACGCCCATGCCGCGCGATCAGCTCATGGCGGCGGCGCAGGATACCGACATCCTGATCACCTCGATCAATGACCGCATCGACGAAGATTTCTTCAACGCCGCCCCGGAACGGCTGAAAATGATCGCCAATTTCGGCGTCGGCTATGACCATATCGACATCGTCAAGGCCGCCGATAAGGGCATTATCGTCACCAATACGCCGGGGGTGCTGACTGAAGACACCGCCGAGATGACGATGGGCCTGATCATGGCCGTGTCGCGCCGCTTCGTTGAAGGCGCCGAACTGGTGCAAAAAGGCGAATTTTCCGTCTGGTCGCCCACCTTCATGCTGGGCCGGCGCATCTATGGCAAACGCTTAGGCATTGTCGGCATGGGCCGCATCGGTCAGGCCTTGGCGCGCCGTGCCCGCGCCTTCGGCATGAGCGTCCATTATCATAATCGCAAACCCGTTTCGCCGCGCATCTCCGATGAGCTGGGCGCCACCTACTGGGACGATCTCGACCAGATGCTGTCGCGCATGGACGTGATCTCGATCAATGCGCCCGGCGGCCCCGGCACCCTGCACATGCTCAATGCCGAGCGTCTGGCCAGGCTGCAACCGCACGCCATCCTCGTCAATACGGCGCGCGGCCAGATCGTTGATGAAAAGGCACTGGCCGCCATGTTGCGCGATAAAAAAATCGCCGGTGTCGGGCTGGACGTTTACGAACGCGAACCGGCCATCAATCCCGAACTGATCGGCCTGCCCAATGCCGTTTTGCTGCCGCACATGGCGTCTTCGACCATCGAGGCGCGTCAGGATATGGGCGACCGGGTGATCCTCAATGTCAAAACCTTTCAGGACGGCCACCGCCCGCCGGACCGGGTGATCCCGGCCATGCTGTAG
- a CDS encoding SH3 domain-containing protein, producing MSDPCYFPLKGSIKMACAHISRLLRAFQALRRFAQRFRGQSLRSLAVLLGLLSLGSVMLLSLEGCKVNTGDKTAYDTPSGLPVPRWVVLRAKKVNARNGPSLDNALLWAYQAPGLPVQVISETKDWVLVCDSQGGLAWVATRLVRNRRAVLTPAGVQLNLYAKPDAQSTVKAVLRPAALAELDTCNKNWCRISLDGVTGWTPQAHLWGTQSAPACQRPNLLSGLSVSQSSSTPQP from the coding sequence ATGTCCGATCCGTGTTATTTCCCGCTCAAAGGCTCCATCAAGATGGCTTGCGCGCACATAAGCCGTTTGCTGCGCGCTTTTCAAGCCCTGAGACGGTTCGCGCAACGGTTCCGGGGGCAAAGCCTGCGTTCGCTGGCCGTTTTGCTGGGCCTGTTGTCGCTGGGTTCCGTGATGCTTCTGAGCCTTGAGGGCTGCAAGGTCAATACCGGCGACAAGACGGCCTATGACACGCCCTCTGGCCTGCCGGTGCCGCGCTGGGTGGTGCTGCGCGCCAAGAAGGTCAATGCCCGTAACGGCCCCAGCCTCGATAATGCGCTGTTGTGGGCCTATCAGGCACCGGGCCTGCCCGTGCAGGTTATATCGGAGACCAAAGACTGGGTGCTGGTGTGCGATTCGCAAGGCGGGCTGGCCTGGGTGGCGACGCGGCTGGTGCGCAATCGTCGCGCCGTACTGACCCCGGCGGGCGTGCAGCTCAACCTCTATGCCAAACCCGATGCGCAATCGACGGTCAAGGCGGTCTTGCGGCCCGCCGCCCTGGCCGAACTCGACACCTGCAACAAGAACTGGTGCCGCATTTCGCTGGACGGCGTGACGGGCTGGACACCGCAGGCGCATCTGTGGGGAACGCAAAGCGCGCCAGCCTGTCAGCGCCCCAACCTGCTGTCGGGATTATCTGTTTCGCAGTCATCATCCACGCCGCAGCCGTGA
- the fabA gene encoding 3-hydroxyacyl-[acyl-carrier-protein] dehydratase FabA: MSERPSSFSYDDLLACGRGEMYGPGNAQLPAPPMLMMDRVTEITQTGGSHHKGYVEAELDINPEQWFFECHFIGDPVMPGCLGLDAMWQLVGFYLGWLGHPGRGRALGVGEVKFIGQVTPKVKRLTYKIDMKRVMSGKLIMGIGDGVVEADGKLIYQASGLRVGLFDAKTLV; the protein is encoded by the coding sequence ATGAGCGAACGTCCTTCGTCCTTTTCCTATGATGACCTGCTGGCCTGTGGCCGCGGCGAGATGTACGGGCCGGGCAATGCCCAGCTACCCGCGCCGCCCATGCTGATGATGGATCGCGTCACCGAAATCACCCAGACCGGCGGCTCGCACCATAAGGGTTATGTCGAGGCCGAACTGGACATCAATCCTGAGCAGTGGTTCTTTGAATGCCATTTTATCGGTGATCCGGTCATGCCGGGCTGTCTGGGACTCGACGCCATGTGGCAACTGGTCGGCTTCTATCTCGGCTGGCTCGGCCATCCGGGCCGTGGCCGGGCGCTCGGCGTCGGCGAGGTCAAGTTCATCGGCCAGGTGACGCCGAAGGTGAAGAGGCTGACCTACAAGATCGATATGAAGCGCGTTATGTCGGGTAAATTGATCATGGGGATCGGCGACGGGGTTGTTGAAGCCGACGGAAAACTTATTTATCAGGCATCGGGTCTGCGCGTCGGCCTGTTCGATGCCAAGACTCTGGTCTGA
- the fabB gene encoding beta-ketoacyl-ACP synthase I produces the protein MRRVVITGLGIVSSIGTGADEVTRSLREARSGVVFAEDYARLGFKCQVHAAPKIEDWTKLVDRRAARFLAAGTAYGHIAMEQAIASAGLEKDLISHERTGIIFGSGGPSTKAIVEAADITREKMSPKRIGPFAVPKAMSSGPSATLATWFEIRGVNYSISSACATSVHCIGAAAEQIMMGKQDIVFAGGTEELDWTLSDMFDAMGAMSSHFNDTPAVASRAYDRDRDGFVIAGGAGMVVVEAYEHAKARGANIIAEVVGYAANSDGYDMVAPSGEGAARCMKIALQEAKGRRIDYLNPHGTSTPVGDDKEMSAVRDVFGDKMPLISSTKSLTGHSLGAAGAQEAIYCLLMMQNGFAAESAHIDHLDPAFDGMPILMKRHDGPIGTVMSNSFGFGGTNGTLILSQEDL, from the coding sequence ATGCGTAGAGTCGTCATAACGGGACTGGGGATCGTGTCCTCCATCGGGACAGGCGCGGATGAGGTGACTCGTTCGCTGCGCGAGGCCCGTTCCGGAGTTGTTTTTGCCGAGGACTATGCGCGGCTGGGTTTTAAATGTCAGGTTCATGCCGCCCCGAAGATCGAGGACTGGACGAAGCTGGTTGACCGCCGCGCCGCGCGTTTTCTGGCGGCGGGCACAGCCTATGGCCATATCGCTATGGAACAGGCGATTGCGTCTGCCGGCCTCGAAAAAGACCTGATCTCGCATGAGCGCACCGGCATTATCTTTGGTTCCGGCGGCCCTTCCACCAAGGCGATTGTCGAGGCCGCCGACATTACCCGCGAAAAGATGAGCCCCAAGCGCATCGGGCCTTTTGCTGTGCCGAAAGCCATGTCGTCCGGCCCGTCGGCCACGCTGGCTACCTGGTTTGAGATCAGGGGTGTTAATTATTCGATCAGTTCAGCCTGTGCCACCTCGGTGCACTGCATCGGCGCGGCCGCCGAACAGATCATGATGGGCAAGCAGGACATCGTGTTCGCCGGTGGCACCGAGGAACTGGACTGGACGCTCAGTGATATGTTCGACGCTATGGGCGCCATGTCGAGCCATTTCAACGACACGCCCGCCGTGGCCTCACGCGCCTATGACCGCGACCGCGACGGCTTCGTGATCGCCGGTGGCGCCGGTATGGTGGTGGTCGAAGCGTATGAACACGCCAAGGCGCGCGGGGCCAACATCATTGCCGAAGTGGTCGGCTATGCCGCCAATTCCGACGGCTATGACATGGTGGCCCCGTCGGGCGAGGGCGCGGCGCGCTGCATGAAGATTGCGCTGCAAGAGGCGAAGGGCCGCCGCATCGACTATCTCAACCCGCACGGCACCTCAACGCCGGTGGGCGATGACAAGGAGATGAGCGCGGTGCGCGATGTCTTCGGCGACAAGATGCCGCTGATCTCCTCCACCAAGTCGCTGACCGGACATTCGCTGGGCGCAGCCGGCGCGCAGGAGGCCATCTATTGCCTGCTGATGATGCAAAACGGCTTTGCGGCGGAAAGCGCCCATATCGACCATCTCGATCCGGCCTTTGACGGTATGCCGATCCTGATGAAGCGTCATGACGGGCCGATCGGCACCGTCATGTCGAACTCGTTCGGTTTCGGCGGCACCAATGGCACGCTCATCTTGTCCCAAGAAGATTTATAA
- a CDS encoding enoyl-ACP reductase, which translates to MSDEWNFPKGDLMKGKKGLVMGVANDKSIAWGIASQLAAQGADMAFSYLGEGLLRRVQPLAESIGVRHLIECDVTSDESMDAAFAKLKDIYGEIDFLVHSVAFANKNELQGSFVENTTREGFLLAMNVSAFSFVDSARRAAELMPNGGSMVTLTYLGSERVIPNYNTMGVAKAALEASTRYIARDLGPKGIRVNAISAGAMRTLSLAGISGGRGLHAKSGQFSAMKEATSMEGVAGSALWLCSDLGFSTTGEVVHVDAGFHIMGLADDSE; encoded by the coding sequence ATGTCAGACGAATGGAACTTCCCCAAAGGCGACCTGATGAAGGGCAAGAAGGGCCTTGTCATGGGCGTGGCCAATGACAAGTCCATCGCCTGGGGCATTGCCAGCCAACTGGCGGCGCAGGGTGCCGACATGGCCTTTTCTTATCTCGGTGAGGGCCTGCTGCGCCGCGTGCAACCGCTGGCCGAATCGATCGGTGTCAGGCACCTGATCGAATGCGATGTGACGTCGGATGAGTCGATGGACGCCGCCTTTGCGAAGCTGAAGGACATCTATGGCGAGATCGACTTCCTTGTCCATTCGGTGGCCTTCGCCAACAAGAACGAATTGCAGGGCTCCTTCGTCGAGAACACGACGCGCGAGGGCTTTTTGCTGGCCATGAACGTCTCGGCCTTCTCGTTCGTGGATTCGGCGCGCCGCGCTGCCGAGCTGATGCCCAATGGCGGATCGATGGTGACCCTCACCTATCTCGGTTCCGAGCGCGTTATCCCCAATTATAACACGATGGGCGTGGCCAAGGCGGCGCTCGAAGCCTCTACCCGCTATATCGCCCGCGATCTGGGGCCGAAGGGCATCCGCGTCAACGCCATTTCGGCGGGCGCGATGCGCACGCTCAGCCTGGCCGGGATTTCCGGCGGGCGCGGCCTGCACGCCAAGTCGGGCCAGTTCTCGGCCATGAAGGAAGCCACCTCGATGGAGGGCGTGGCCGGTTCGGCCCTGTGGCTGTGCTCCGACCTCGGTTTCTCGACCACCGGCGAGGTGGTTCACGTCGATGCGGGGTTCCATATTATGGGTTTGGCCGACGATTCCGAATAA
- a CDS encoding multidrug effflux MFS transporter, protein MSTAAAAPAAKAPHFAEFVALIATMMALGALGIDSMLPALPVIGRDLHVASQNDLQWVISIYFMGLGVGQLIFGILSDWLGRKRVLLTGIACYVVLGLVAGLSENFTILLALRLIQGICAAASTVIARSIIRDLYSGRLMAKVTSLSIMVFLMAPVMAPSFGQLILSFAPWRVIFFALSLIGTATALWAFLRLPETLPPERRHRPDLGHVRRVGWFVITEPGSFFYTLAIMFLTGALLAYVSLMPQIFTDVFHKPALMAIVFACCAGTMGVASLLNASLVERLGMKRISHATLSAFIVLTFTHFLWAVTGHETVLSFLILQSATMGMSSLSNSNFTAVAMDQVGHVAGTAASIQGVVTMVGGGLVASLIGQGWNGGVWLLPLGALLCGLVAMTLVVTAEKGRLYRN, encoded by the coding sequence ATGTCCACAGCCGCCGCCGCGCCCGCCGCCAAGGCTCCGCATTTCGCGGAGTTTGTCGCCCTTATCGCCACCATGATGGCCCTGGGGGCGCTCGGTATCGATTCGATGCTGCCCGCCCTGCCGGTGATCGGGCGCGATCTGCACGTTGCCAGCCAGAACGACCTGCAATGGGTCATCTCGATCTATTTCATGGGTCTGGGCGTGGGCCAGCTCATTTTCGGCATCCTGTCGGACTGGCTGGGCCGCAAGCGTGTTTTGCTGACCGGTATCGCTTGCTATGTCGTGCTGGGGCTTGTGGCCGGACTGAGCGAAAACTTTACCATCCTGCTGGCCTTGCGCCTGATTCAGGGTATTTGCGCCGCCGCCTCCACCGTGATTGCCCGTTCGATCATCCGCGATCTCTATTCAGGCCGCCTGATGGCCAAGGTGACCTCGCTCAGCATCATGGTCTTTTTGATGGCGCCGGTGATGGCCCCCAGTTTCGGCCAACTGATCTTAAGCTTCGCACCGTGGCGGGTGATCTTCTTCGCCCTGTCGCTGATCGGCACGGCCACGGCCTTGTGGGCCTTTCTGCGCCTGCCCGAAACCCTGCCGCCCGAACGCCGCCACCGCCCCGATCTCGGCCATGTCCGGCGCGTGGGCTGGTTCGTCATCACCGAACCGGGCTCATTTTTCTACACCCTGGCCATCATGTTCCTGACGGGCGCCCTGCTCGCCTATGTGTCGCTGATGCCGCAGATCTTCACCGATGTCTTTCACAAGCCCGCCCTGATGGCGATTGTGTTTGCCTGTTGCGCCGGCACGATGGGCGTGGCCTCCCTGCTCAATGCCTCACTGGTGGAAAGGCTGGGCATGAAGCGCATCTCGCACGCCACCCTGTCGGCCTTCATCGTCCTGACCTTCACCCATTTCCTGTGGGCGGTCACCGGCCATGAAACCGTGCTCAGCTTCCTGATCTTGCAGTCGGCCACAATGGGCATGTCGAGCCTGTCCAATTCCAACTTCACCGCCGTGGCGATGGATCAGGTCGGCCATGTGGCGGGCACGGCGGCCTCGATCCAGGGCGTGGTGACGATGGTGGGCGGCGGACTGGTGGCTTCGCTGATCGGACAGGGCTGGAATGGCGGCGTATGGCTGTTGCCGCTCGGCGCGCTGCTCTGTGGCCTCGTCGCCATGACACTGGTGGTCACCGCCGAAAAAGGCCGCCTGTACCGGAATTAA
- a CDS encoding glutathione S-transferase family protein, protein MYELHIGNKNYSSWSLRPWVLLTALGLPFNEHQHFFTPDNSAFRSFSPTALVPCLVDGQVTVWDSLAIAEYVAEDHPQVWPKNRTARAFARSAAAEMHSGFSALRNLCSMSVGVRIKLFDTPPALIRDLARIDDIWRTGLSQFGGPYLAGGVFTAIDAFYAPVVFRIQTYGVGFDLSREARAYIDRMLAEPAMQTWYQAGLAETERDAPHEAEIIASGEMIADYRAV, encoded by the coding sequence ATGTACGAACTGCATATCGGCAATAAGAACTATTCCTCATGGTCGCTGCGTCCGTGGGTGTTGCTGACGGCGCTTGGCCTTCCCTTTAACGAACATCAGCATTTTTTCACGCCCGACAATTCGGCCTTCCGGTCGTTTTCGCCCACCGCCCTTGTGCCCTGTCTGGTCGATGGTCAGGTCACGGTGTGGGATTCGCTGGCCATCGCCGAATATGTCGCCGAAGATCACCCGCAGGTCTGGCCGAAAAACCGGACGGCGCGCGCCTTTGCCCGTTCGGCGGCGGCAGAAATGCATTCCGGCTTTTCGGCCTTGCGCAATCTGTGCTCGATGAGTGTCGGTGTGCGCATCAAGCTGTTTGATACGCCGCCCGCCCTGATCCGCGACCTGGCGCGTATCGACGACATCTGGCGCACCGGCCTTAGCCAGTTCGGCGGCCCCTATCTGGCGGGCGGCGTTTTTACAGCTATCGATGCCTTCTATGCGCCGGTCGTGTTTCGCATCCAGACCTATGGGGTGGGCTTTGATCTCAGCCGCGAAGCGCGCGCCTATATTGACCGGATGCTGGCCGAACCGGCCATGCAGACCTGGTATCAGGCGGGGCTGGCCGAAACCGAACGCGATGCGCCACACGAAGCCGAAATCATCGCCTCAGGCGAGATGATCGCCGATTATCGCGCCGTTTAG
- a CDS encoding YceI family protein, with the protein MTKLAFRSIFAASAFALALASAPAFAADTYSFDPTHTSVTFQYTHFGYSHPTGKFMDAKGSVTLDETTPANSSVEVSFAIDGVNTGVPALDEHLKSADFFDAAKFPTATFKSTKVEQTGPDTAKVTGDLTIHGVTKSEVLNVKLNKEAVNPMMNKKGVGFTATGTILRSDFGMNKYVPMVSDQIDLYIEAEAY; encoded by the coding sequence ATGACAAAGCTCGCCTTCCGCTCGATCTTCGCCGCTTCGGCCTTCGCCCTGGCCCTGGCCTCGGCGCCCGCCTTCGCCGCCGACACCTATAGTTTTGATCCCACCCACACCTCGGTCACCTTCCAGTACACCCATTTCGGTTATTCGCACCCGACCGGCAAATTTATGGACGCCAAGGGTTCGGTGACGCTCGATGAAACCACGCCGGCCAATTCGTCGGTCGAGGTGTCGTTTGCCATTGATGGCGTCAATACCGGCGTCCCGGCGCTGGATGAACACCTGAAGAGCGCCGACTTCTTCGACGCCGCCAAGTTCCCCACCGCCACCTTCAAAAGCACCAAGGTGGAGCAGACCGGCCCCGACACCGCCAAGGTGACCGGCGACCTGACCATTCACGGCGTCACCAAGTCGGAAGTCCTCAATGTCAAGCTCAACAAGGAAGCCGTCAATCCGATGATGAACAAGAAGGGTGTGGGCTTCACCGCCACGGGCACCATCCTGCGTTCGGATTTCGGCATGAACAAATATGTGCCGATGGTCAGCGACCAGATCGACCTCTATATCGAAGCCGAAGCCTATTGA
- a CDS encoding DUF1993 domain-containing protein, translated as MSQEAKAPINMYQASIPIVLRALNNLKAILSKAEAWAEEKKVDEKVVLNARLALDMLPFSKQVQLVSDTAKGIAARLGGVENPSYVDDETSFAELHARLQKTIDFVASVDAKGFDGVESREVLLKFPSGTLEFTGLSYLTGFAIPNLFFHVTTAYAILRHSGVPLGKTDFLGG; from the coding sequence ATGTCTCAGGAAGCTAAGGCGCCAATCAATATGTATCAGGCGTCGATACCCATCGTCCTGCGTGCGCTCAATAATCTCAAGGCCATTCTCAGCAAGGCCGAGGCCTGGGCCGAAGAGAAGAAGGTCGATGAAAAGGTGGTGCTGAATGCCCGCCTGGCGCTCGACATGCTGCCGTTTTCCAAGCAGGTTCAACTGGTTTCCGATACAGCCAAGGGTATTGCGGCGCGTCTCGGCGGGGTGGAAAATCCGTCCTATGTTGATGATGAAACGAGCTTCGCCGAGTTGCACGCACGCCTGCAAAAGACGATTGATTTCGTCGCATCGGTCGATGCCAAGGGCTTTGACGGCGTGGAATCGCGCGAAGTGCTGCTGAAATTCCCGTCGGGCACGCTGGAATTTACCGGCCTTTCCTATCTGACCGGCTTTGCCATCCCGAACCTGTTTTTCCACGTCACCACCGCCTATGCCATCCTGCGCCATTCGGGCGTGCCGCTCGGCAAGACCGATTTCCTGGGTGGTTAA
- a CDS encoding glutathione S-transferase N-terminal domain-containing protein has product MIHLYAWGTPNGRKAYIMLEELGIPYENHPVNIGKDEQFAPDFLKISPNNKIPAIIDDETDLSLFESGAILIYLAETYGRFLPPGKERHTVIQWLMWQVGGLGPMMGQLGFFALQDEPNTPAIERFTKEVGRLFNVLEKQLGAHVYVAGDDYSIADIAIYPWLAQFRVRVKDVIEPMLQSRPHILAWLDKVGARTGVQRGMQLP; this is encoded by the coding sequence ATGATCCATCTCTACGCCTGGGGCACGCCCAATGGCCGCAAGGCCTATATTATGCTGGAAGAACTGGGCATTCCTTATGAAAATCACCCGGTCAATATCGGCAAGGACGAGCAGTTCGCGCCCGATTTCCTCAAGATTTCGCCCAATAACAAGATACCGGCCATCATTGATGACGAAACGGACTTAAGCCTGTTTGAGTCGGGGGCGATCCTGATCTATCTGGCGGAAACATACGGCAGGTTCCTGCCGCCGGGTAAAGAGCGCCACACGGTCATCCAGTGGCTGATGTGGCAGGTGGGCGGGCTGGGGCCGATGATGGGCCAGCTTGGCTTTTTCGCACTTCAGGATGAGCCCAATACGCCAGCCATCGAACGCTTCACGAAGGAAGTGGGGCGTCTGTTCAATGTGCTGGAAAAGCAGCTCGGCGCGCACGTTTACGTGGCCGGTGATGACTATTCGATTGCCGACATCGCCATCTATCCGTGGCTTGCGCAATTTCGCGTACGGGTGAAGGACGTTATTGAGCCGATGCTGCAAAGTCGCCCGCATATTCTGGCCTGGCTCGACAAGGTGGGGGCGCGTACCGGCGTTCAGCGCGGGATGCAATTGCCTTAG
- a CDS encoding DUF4442 domain-containing protein, which yields MPLSATRRFRLINWYPPMIGAGIRVIDADDSFTTLTVEMKLHWWNKNIFGTQFGGALYMMCDPFFVAILMQGLGRDYIVWDKAASIQFLRPGRSAVRAVFHIPPAEIARVRAEADANSKSEPEYDAEITDATGTVIARVHKVLHVRRKDAKRP from the coding sequence ATGCCCCTCTCCGCCACCCGCCGTTTCCGACTGATCAACTGGTATCCGCCGATGATCGGTGCCGGTATCCGGGTGATCGACGCGGATGACAGCTTCACCACCCTCACAGTGGAAATGAAACTGCACTGGTGGAACAAGAACATCTTCGGCACCCAGTTCGGCGGCGCGCTCTACATGATGTGCGACCCGTTTTTTGTCGCCATCCTGATGCAGGGGCTGGGCCGCGACTACATCGTCTGGGACAAGGCGGCCTCGATCCAGTTTCTGCGGCCGGGACGCAGCGCCGTGCGGGCGGTGTTCCACATACCGCCCGCCGAAATCGCCCGCGTCCGGGCCGAAGCCGATGCCAACAGCAAGAGCGAACCCGAATATGATGCCGAGATCACCGACGCCACAGGCACGGTCATCGCCCGGGTGCATAAGGTGCTGCATGTCCGCCGCAAGGATGCGAAGCGGCCCTAA
- a CDS encoding cytochrome b/b6 domain-containing protein — protein MGKPSIHPLWLRLIHWFNAAAIIILIMSGWQIYNATGFMGFRIPKTITLGGWLGGAIQWHFAAIWVLFATALLYAVIGLLTRRIPRKFFPVTPRAFVHDLLEAARGKLAHEDLSIYNTVQRVAYLAAMLDVVVLIISGLVLWKSVQFPYLRVLVGGYEGARRVHFFAMSFMVAFIFVHVVMALLVPKTIKAMLWGR, from the coding sequence ATGGGCAAGCCGAGTATTCATCCGTTATGGCTGCGGCTGATCCACTGGTTCAATGCGGCGGCGATCATCATCCTGATCATGAGCGGCTGGCAGATCTATAATGCCACGGGCTTTATGGGCTTTCGCATTCCGAAAACCATCACGCTCGGCGGCTGGCTGGGCGGAGCGATTCAATGGCATTTCGCCGCCATCTGGGTCTTGTTCGCCACGGCGCTTTTGTATGCCGTCATCGGGCTGCTGACGCGGCGCATTCCGCGTAAATTCTTTCCGGTCACGCCGCGCGCCTTCGTGCATGACCTGCTGGAAGCTGCTCGCGGCAAGCTGGCCCACGAAGACCTCAGCATTTACAATACCGTGCAGCGCGTCGCCTATCTGGCGGCCATGCTCGATGTGGTGGTGCTGATTATCTCAGGGCTGGTGCTGTGGAAATCGGTGCAGTTTCCGTATCTGCGCGTTCTGGTTGGCGGCTATGAAGGGGCGAGGCGCGTCCATTTCTTCGCCATGAGCTTTATGGTGGCCTTTATTTTCGTCCATGTCGTCATGGCCCTGCTGGTGCCGAAAACGATCAAGGCCATGCTGTGGGGGCGTTAG
- a CDS encoding molybdopterin-dependent oxidoreductase, with product MNRKIPDDIKSDKADILKEAESLLKDPGRRRLLGNVLTLGGLSLATGVIIKDYGSVHDILKRISVFNDKAQGVIFGPNNMAPEYSEADITNPFPFNAFYPISKAPVVDPASYQLKLSGKIADRRPWTLPMLNALPQTSQITRHICVEGWSAIGKWGGVRFSDFLQRIGADITCKYVGFKCADGYYTSIDMPTALHAQTLLTLTFRDHTLPTWYGFPMKLRMPTKLGYKNPKHILEIFVTNVFPGGYWEDQGYNWFGGS from the coding sequence ATGAACCGCAAGATTCCCGACGACATCAAATCCGACAAGGCCGACATTCTGAAAGAGGCCGAAAGCCTGTTGAAAGACCCCGGCCGCCGTCGCCTGCTCGGCAATGTGCTGACTCTGGGCGGGCTGTCCCTGGCCACCGGCGTGATCATCAAGGATTACGGCTCGGTGCATGACATCCTCAAGCGCATTTCGGTGTTCAACGACAAGGCGCAAGGCGTGATTTTCGGGCCGAACAACATGGCCCCGGAATATTCCGAGGCCGACATCACCAATCCGTTTCCATTCAATGCCTTTTATCCGATCAGCAAGGCCCCGGTGGTCGATCCGGCCAGCTATCAGCTCAAATTATCGGGCAAGATCGCCGACCGCAGGCCGTGGACCCTGCCCATGCTGAACGCCCTGCCGCAGACATCGCAGATCACGCGCCATATCTGCGTCGAAGGCTGGAGCGCCATCGGCAAGTGGGGCGGGGTGCGCTTTTCAGATTTCCTGCAAAGGATCGGCGCTGACATCACCTGCAAATATGTCGGTTTCAAATGCGCCGACGGCTATTACACCTCGATCGACATGCCGACGGCCCTGCACGCCCAGACGCTGTTGACCCTGACCTTCCGCGACCATACCCTGCCGACCTGGTATGGCTTCCCGATGAAGCTGCGTATGCCGACCAAGCTGGGTTACAAGAATCCCAAGCACATTCTCGAAATCTTCGTCACCAATGTCTTTCCCGGCGGCTATTGGGAAGATCAAGGCTATAATTGGTTCGGCGGCAGCTAA
- the ybaK gene encoding Cys-tRNA(Pro) deacylase, producing MSRTTPGTLFLSKLGAAFELHAYDYDPDAAKVGLQAAEALNLDPDATFKTLMAEVDGKAVCVVVPSPLEVSMKKLAAAFHGKSAHMMKVPDAERLTGYKVGGISPFGQRKLTPTAIDETAQLFDRIYINAGQRGLLLSITPDAAAHALDAPFVDLMA from the coding sequence ATGTCCAGAACCACCCCCGGCACGCTGTTCCTGTCGAAACTCGGCGCAGCCTTCGAGCTGCACGCCTATGATTACGATCCCGATGCGGCAAAGGTGGGTTTGCAGGCGGCGGAGGCCCTAAATCTCGATCCCGACGCCACCTTCAAGACCCTGATGGCTGAGGTGGACGGCAAGGCGGTGTGCGTGGTGGTGCCCTCGCCGCTTGAGGTCAGCATGAAGAAGCTGGCGGCAGCCTTTCATGGCAAGTCGGCGCACATGATGAAGGTGCCCGACGCCGAGCGCCTGACCGGCTATAAGGTGGGCGGTATCTCGCCGTTTGGCCAGCGTAAACTCACCCCCACCGCCATCGACGAAACCGCGCAACTGTTCGACCGCATCTATATCAATGCTGGCCAGCGCGGCCTTTTACTGTCCATTACCCCTGACGCCGCCGCCCACGCCCTCGATGCCCCGTTTGTCGATTTAATGGCCTGA